In the genome of Gordonia rubripertincta, one region contains:
- the carB gene encoding carbamoyl-phosphate synthase large subunit has product MPRREDINHVLVIGSGPIVIGQACEFDYSGTQACRVLKAEGLRVSLVNSNPATIMTDPEFADATYIEPITAEFVEKVIEAERDAGHPIDAVLATLGGQTALNTAVALHDRGSLEKYGIELIGADFDAIQRGEDRQMFKDIVEKVGGESARSRVCHTMDEVRETVAELGFPVVVRPSFTMGGLGSGMAYDDADLERIAGGGLAASPTANVLIEESILGWKEYELELMRDNRDNVVVVCSIENLDPVGVHTGDSVTVAPAMTLTDREYQIMRDLSIDILREVGVDTGGCNIQFAQDPRDGRLVVIEMNPRVSRSSALASKATGFPIAKIAAKLAIGYSLDEIVNDITKETPACFEPTLDYVVVKAPRFAFEKFPGADDTLTTTMKSVGEAMSLGRSFAEALGKVMRSLETKAGGFWVEANRPDPKTVDLPALLEEIRTPKDGRLYKLMLAFDAGATIEQLYEATAIDPWFLAEIGGIAALGAEIRDADTVDEALLREAKSNGFSDRQIAALRPEFEDEAAVRAHRLSLGVRPVYKTVDTCAAEFEAKTPYHYSTYELDPAATSEIAPQPDRPKVLILGSGPNRIGQGIEFDYSCVHAALTLSEAGYETVMVNCNPETVSTDYDTADRLYFEPLTFEDVLEVYYAESQSGTVAGVIVQLGGQTPLGLARRLEEAGVPIVGTSPAAIDLAEDRGEFGKVLTEAGLPAPAFGTATSFAEARDTAARIGYPVLVRPSYVLGGRGMEIVYDEKSLEDYISRATELTPDHPVLVDRFLEDAVEIDVDALCDGDEVYIGGVMEHIEEAGIHSGDSACALPPVTLGRADLEMVRTSTEALAKGIGVKGLLNVQYALKDDVLYVLEANPRASRTVPFVSKATAVPLAKACARVMLGSTIAELREQGILPETGDGGEAPSSAPISVKEAVLPFNRFRRHDGSGVDNLLSPEMKSTGEVMGIDADFGRAFAKSQTAAYGSLPTSGKIFVSVANKDKRALIFPVKHLADLGFEILATEGTADVLRRNGIKCETVLKHFEAAEGQRTVVDIIRAGEVTMVINTPYGNSGPRVDGYEIRSAAVSVNIPCITTVQGASAAVQGIEAAINGDIAVRSIQRRHADMAGRS; this is encoded by the coding sequence ATCGGTTCCGGCCCGATCGTCATTGGCCAGGCCTGTGAATTCGACTACTCAGGTACCCAGGCGTGCCGCGTGCTCAAAGCCGAGGGCCTGCGCGTGAGCCTGGTGAACTCCAACCCGGCGACGATCATGACCGACCCGGAGTTCGCCGACGCCACCTACATCGAGCCGATCACGGCCGAGTTCGTGGAGAAGGTGATCGAGGCCGAGCGTGACGCCGGTCATCCCATCGACGCCGTGCTCGCCACCCTCGGCGGGCAGACCGCGCTGAACACCGCGGTCGCACTGCACGATCGCGGGTCGCTGGAGAAGTACGGCATCGAGCTGATCGGCGCCGACTTCGACGCCATCCAGCGCGGCGAGGACCGCCAGATGTTCAAGGACATCGTGGAGAAGGTCGGCGGCGAGAGCGCCCGCTCCCGCGTGTGCCACACCATGGACGAGGTCCGCGAGACCGTCGCCGAACTCGGCTTCCCGGTCGTCGTGCGGCCGTCGTTCACCATGGGCGGGCTCGGTTCCGGCATGGCCTACGACGACGCCGACCTCGAGCGGATCGCCGGTGGCGGTCTCGCCGCCTCGCCGACCGCGAACGTCCTCATCGAGGAGTCGATCCTCGGTTGGAAGGAGTACGAGCTCGAGCTCATGCGCGACAACCGCGACAACGTGGTGGTCGTCTGCTCGATCGAGAACCTCGACCCGGTCGGTGTGCACACCGGCGACTCGGTGACCGTCGCCCCGGCGATGACCCTCACCGACCGCGAGTACCAGATCATGCGCGATCTCTCGATCGACATCCTGCGCGAGGTCGGCGTCGACACCGGCGGCTGCAACATCCAGTTCGCCCAGGACCCGCGCGACGGCCGCCTCGTCGTCATCGAGATGAACCCGCGTGTGTCGCGGTCGTCGGCCCTGGCATCGAAGGCCACCGGCTTCCCGATCGCCAAGATCGCCGCGAAGCTCGCGATCGGCTACAGCCTCGACGAGATCGTCAACGACATCACCAAGGAGACCCCGGCCTGCTTCGAGCCGACGCTCGACTACGTCGTGGTCAAGGCACCACGGTTCGCGTTCGAGAAGTTCCCCGGCGCCGACGACACGCTGACCACCACGATGAAGTCGGTGGGCGAGGCCATGAGCCTCGGCCGCAGCTTCGCCGAGGCGCTCGGCAAGGTCATGCGTTCGCTGGAGACCAAGGCCGGCGGCTTCTGGGTGGAGGCCAATCGGCCCGACCCGAAGACCGTCGACCTGCCCGCGCTGCTCGAGGAGATCAGGACACCGAAGGACGGGCGTCTGTACAAGCTGATGCTGGCCTTCGACGCCGGCGCCACGATCGAGCAGCTCTACGAGGCCACCGCGATCGACCCGTGGTTCCTGGCCGAGATCGGCGGCATCGCCGCGCTCGGTGCGGAGATCCGCGACGCCGACACCGTCGACGAGGCGCTGCTGCGCGAAGCCAAGTCGAACGGCTTCTCCGACCGTCAGATCGCTGCTCTCCGCCCGGAGTTCGAGGACGAGGCCGCGGTGCGCGCGCATCGTCTGTCGCTGGGTGTGCGCCCGGTCTACAAGACCGTCGACACCTGTGCGGCCGAGTTCGAGGCGAAGACGCCCTATCACTACTCGACCTATGAGCTCGATCCCGCGGCGACCAGCGAGATCGCGCCGCAGCCGGATCGTCCGAAGGTGCTGATCCTCGGTTCGGGCCCCAACCGCATCGGTCAGGGCATCGAGTTCGACTACTCGTGTGTCCACGCCGCGCTCACCCTGAGCGAGGCCGGGTACGAGACCGTGATGGTCAACTGCAACCCGGAGACGGTCTCGACCGACTACGACACCGCCGATCGTCTGTACTTCGAGCCGCTGACCTTCGAGGACGTCCTCGAGGTCTACTACGCGGAATCCCAGTCGGGCACCGTCGCCGGTGTCATCGTGCAGCTCGGCGGCCAGACCCCGCTGGGTCTCGCGCGCCGGCTCGAGGAGGCGGGTGTCCCGATCGTCGGCACCAGCCCGGCCGCCATCGACCTCGCCGAGGATCGCGGCGAGTTCGGCAAGGTCCTCACCGAGGCCGGCCTCCCGGCGCCGGCGTTCGGTACCGCGACCAGCTTCGCCGAGGCCCGCGACACCGCCGCCCGCATCGGTTACCCGGTGCTGGTGCGCCCGTCCTACGTCCTCGGTGGCCGCGGCATGGAGATCGTCTACGACGAGAAGTCCCTGGAGGACTACATCTCTCGCGCCACCGAGCTCACCCCCGACCACCCGGTGCTCGTCGACCGCTTCCTCGAGGACGCGGTGGAGATCGACGTCGACGCGCTGTGCGACGGCGACGAGGTCTACATCGGCGGCGTGATGGAGCACATCGAGGAGGCCGGTATCCACTCCGGTGACTCCGCGTGTGCGCTGCCGCCGGTCACCCTCGGACGCGCCGACCTCGAGATGGTCCGCACCTCCACCGAGGCGCTCGCCAAGGGCATCGGGGTGAAGGGCCTGCTCAACGTCCAGTACGCGCTCAAAGACGACGTCCTGTATGTCCTGGAGGCGAATCCGCGCGCGAGCCGCACGGTTCCGTTCGTCTCCAAGGCGACCGCGGTGCCGCTGGCCAAGGCCTGTGCCCGCGTCATGCTCGGTTCGACGATCGCCGAGCTGCGCGAGCAGGGCATCCTGCCGGAGACCGGTGACGGCGGCGAGGCCCCCTCGTCCGCGCCGATCTCGGTGAAGGAAGCGGTCCTGCCGTTCAACCGGTTCCGGCGTCACGACGGCAGCGGCGTGGACAACCTGCTGAGCCCGGAGATGAAGTCCACCGGTGAGGTCATGGGCATCGACGCCGACTTCGGTCGCGCGTTCGCCAAGTCGCAGACCGCCGCCTACGGCTCGCTGCCCACCAGCGGCAAGATCTTCGTGTCGGTGGCCAACAAGGACAAGCGGGCGCTGATCTTCCCGGTCAAGCACCTCGCCGATCTCGGCTTCGAGATCCTGGCCACCGAGGGCACCGCGGATGTGCTGCGCCGCAACGGGATCAAGTGCGAGACGGTGCTCAAGCACTTCGAGGCCGCCGAGGGGCAGCGGACCGTGGTCGACATCATCCGCGCCGGTGAGGTCACCATGGTGATCAACACCCCGTACGGCAACTCCGGCCCGCGCGTCGACGGTTACGAGATCCGCAGCGCCGCGGTGTCGGTCAACATCCCGTGCATCACCACCGTGCAGGGTGCGAGTGCCGCGGTACAGGGCATCGAGGCCGCGATCAACGGTGACATCGCGGTGCGCTCCATCCAGCGACGCCACGCGGACATGGCCGGCCGGTCATGA